TCAGATTGCAGAATACCTGGACGGACAACGTAAAGAGTTCACCGTGCCGCTCGATGTCCGAGGCACGGCATTTCAACTTTCGGTGCTTAGCCGGGTAAGCGCTATCCCGTACGGCAGGACACGCACGTACGGAGAAATCGCCAATGAAATCGGCCGGCCGGGGGCGTCCCGGGCGGTGGGAATGGCAAACGCGAAAAACTGCCTGCCGCTGATAATACCCTGTCATCGTGTGGTCGCCGCCGATGGCCTCGGCGGATATGGGGGTGGAATCGAATTGAAGAGAAAACTGCTTGAATTGGAAGGAGCACTTTGAGCGCCGGGAATGTTTTGACCGGAAGCTCAGAGGCCGTCTACAGGAGAAGTAACATGGATCCACGCGTTCGTAAGTTAGCCGATGTTCTTATCAACTATTCGCTCAAGCTCAAGAAGGGACAACTGCTTAAGATTCAGGGTGAGGCGGTCGCCATGCCGCTGCTTCAGGCCTGTTTTGAAGAGGCGGTGCGGGTGGGAGGCAACCCGTATATCGAGGTCATTTGTCCCGACGCCAACGAGGCGCTGCTCAAGAGCGGCTCGAAAGAACAGATAACGTATCTGGCTCCGTGGAAGATGCTCGAGGTACGGAAGATCGATGCCGCGCTTTCGGTTTGGGGCAGCCAGAACACGAATTATCTCAGTGGGGTCGATCCGAAGCACCAGGCGCTGCAGCGAAAAGCCCGAGGAAAGATACTCAAGACTCTCTTCAAACGGATCGCCGACGGGACCATGCACTGGGTAGGGACGCAATATCCTACACAGGCCGACGCTCAAAAAGCGGAAATGTCCTTGCGTGACTATGAGGACTTCGTCTACCGCGCCGGGAACCTGCATCTGGCCGATCCGGTCAAGCACTGGCAAAAAGTGGCCAGAGAGCAGGGACGTCTGGTGAAGATACTGAATCGCGCAGATCGTCTGCACATACGTGGCTC
This window of the Candidatus Zixiibacteriota bacterium genome carries:
- a CDS encoding methylated-DNA--[protein]-cysteine S-methyltransferase, which translates into the protein MSTVSAHAFETSLGVIRVASTKTGLALISLPGESDRSFDNRVRRLAKGTEVVNDGTPFREVNRQIAEYLDGQRKEFTVPLDVRGTAFQLSVLSRVSAIPYGRTRTYGEIANEIGRPGASRAVGMANAKNCLPLIIPCHRVVAADGLGGYGGGIELKRKLLELEGAL
- a CDS encoding aminopeptidase → MDPRVRKLADVLINYSLKLKKGQLLKIQGEAVAMPLLQACFEEAVRVGGNPYIEVICPDANEALLKSGSKEQITYLAPWKMLEVRKIDAALSVWGSQNTNYLSGVDPKHQALQRKARGKILKTLFKRIADGTMHWVGTQYPTQADAQKAEMSLRDYEDFVYRAGNLHLADPVKHWQKVAREQGRLVKILNRADRLHIRGSEVDLKLRVKGRKWISCHGTENLPDGEIFTSPIENSVDGFIKFTYPAEYDGRYAENVCLELKAGRVVAESASRNLDFVRAMLNTDKGARRVGEIAIGTNYQIKRATGNTLFDEKIGGTCHMAVGASILESGGKNHSAIHWDMVCDLKKDGEIIADGKVIYRQGRFVI